Proteins from a single region of Aquamicrobium lusatiense:
- a CDS encoding ABC transporter ATP-binding protein: protein MNPDAAILIENVTRSYAVSAGFARPTRNLVAVDDISLSVRAGSTLGIVGESGCGKSTLAQMIVGLLAPTSGRILVDGQSLAAMDRRKRAKLIQLVPQDPFSSLNPKRRIRDNIALPLTTQAELPGKAQMERVREMMERVGLRADMGDRYPAELSGGQRQRVAIARALVNDPRVVVCDEPTSALDVSVQAQILNLLAKLQRELNLTLVFISHNLSVVEYVSTEVAVMYLGRIVEYATADDLFRSSRHPYSKALLNSVLTPETGKGIPLNILGEPPDPSNIPAGCRFRPRCAAAQDSCRVSAPERLSGIGSAECHFA, encoded by the coding sequence ATGAACCCGGATGCAGCGATCCTGATAGAGAACGTCACGCGAAGCTATGCCGTTTCGGCAGGGTTTGCGCGCCCCACCCGCAACCTCGTCGCCGTCGACGATATCAGCCTCTCGGTGAGGGCGGGCAGCACGCTCGGCATCGTGGGCGAATCCGGATGCGGCAAATCCACCCTTGCCCAGATGATCGTCGGCCTGCTTGCGCCCACCAGCGGGCGCATCCTGGTGGACGGCCAGTCTCTTGCCGCCATGGACCGCAGGAAGCGGGCGAAGCTGATCCAGCTCGTTCCGCAGGACCCCTTCTCCTCCCTGAATCCGAAGCGGCGGATCAGGGACAACATCGCCCTGCCTCTGACGACGCAGGCTGAACTGCCCGGAAAGGCGCAGATGGAGCGCGTCCGCGAGATGATGGAGCGCGTGGGGCTGCGCGCCGACATGGGCGACCGGTATCCGGCCGAACTGTCGGGCGGCCAGCGCCAGCGGGTGGCGATCGCGCGCGCTCTGGTCAACGACCCGCGCGTGGTGGTGTGCGACGAGCCGACCTCCGCACTCGACGTCTCGGTTCAGGCGCAAATCCTCAATCTGCTGGCGAAATTGCAGCGGGAGCTGAACCTCACTCTGGTGTTCATCAGCCACAACCTGTCGGTCGTCGAATATGTCTCGACGGAGGTGGCGGTGATGTATCTTGGCCGCATCGTCGAATACGCCACCGCTGACGACCTGTTCCGCAGTTCCCGCCATCCCTACAGCAAGGCGCTGCTCAATTCGGTGCTGACGCCGGAAACCGGCAAGGGAATACCCCTCAACATTCTGGGTGAGCCGCCGGACCCGTCCAACATTCCCGCAGGCTGCCGCTTCCGGCCCCGCTGTGCGGCCGCGCAGGACAGTTGCCGGGTCAGCGCGCCTGAGCGCCTGTCGGGCATCGGCAGCGCCGAGTGTCATTTCGCATAA